The segment ATTCCACAAAGCGGTGCCGTATATGAAGATCAACACTAAGTTCACGCTAAATAGACACCAAGTTGGTGAACTCGTTGCCAGAACTGGAACCAAGTCGGGACCAAGCTGGGATCACGTAGGGAGCAAGTTGGGACTAAGTAGGGACCAAGTAGGGGGCCAGTCACCGACCCAGTTGTATAAAACCCCCTTTTCCGAACAAGTAATCAGATATGTTACCATACAAGTAACCGAACAAGTAAGCGAACATGTAACACCCACAAATCACAGAGGACACCAAGATTTGGCGGCTGAAGTCGGATCACGGATAGAGTCACAACTTTTGGCTCAAGGAGGTGGGGAATGAGCGCATATCCTGATGGTCGTGCCCGTGCTCGTGTGACCGATGAAAGCCTGCAAATCCATCACAAGCCCTGTGATGTTTTTGAAAACTCAATGAACCAGCGCCGACTTCTCGAAGAGGGATCAAACCATGACCAATGATAATTCAGCAAATAACCCGGTCCCTAACTTCTACCGCACCTCTGCAGCTGATTTTAAGAATATTCCGGGGAGTCCGATTGCTTACTGGGTTAGCAATCAATTTTTTGAGACATTTATAAGAGCTGATCTTATTGGAAACAAGATTGCTTTAAAAGCTGGATTGTCTACAGGGGACAACACAATTTTTCAAAGATATTGGTTTGAAGTACCCAAAAATAATATATCCTTTAATACAAAAACACTTTCAGAAACTGAAGTAAACGGCATAAAATGGTATCCTTGTCATAGTGGGGGTGAGTTTCGTAAATGGTATGGAAATCATTCCATTATTGTGAATTGGCAAAATAATGGGGAAGCAATTAGAAAATTCGGATTCGAAAAAGGACGTATTCGTTCTGCAGTAAGAAATCAAGACTTTTATTTTCAAGATGGATTAACGTGGTCAAAAATTAGTTCAGGAAAATTTGCTGCGCGTTGGCGACCTTCGGGTTTTTTATTTGATGATACTGGACGTTGTGGATTTGCGGATTCACAGACAATCCAATTGACACTTGGTTTATTTTGTTCAAAATTAACCAATATGTATCTGAGTCTGTTATGTCCAACTCTTAGTTTTACAAGCGGAGAAATAGCAAAAATACCATTAAAGGATATTTTAGATGATAGTTTAATTAGTAATATTAATAAATGCATTCGAATATCTATTTCAGATTGGGATTTCTATGAAACTTCCTGGGATTTCACCACCCTCCCCTTCCTCCAACCAGAAATCCACCAACTCGCCCTCCGTGAAACCTACGTTAAGCTCCGCGCTCACTGGCGAGAGATGACGCTGGAGATGCAGCAACTGGAAGAAGAGAATAATCGTATTTTCATTGAGGCTTACGGCTTGCAAGATGAACTAACACCGGATGTTCCACTTTCTGAGATCACGCTGACATGCAACCCGCATTATCGCTACAACGGAAATAAAAGCGAGGAAGATCTGGAAGCATTGTTGCTGGCAGACAGCATCAAGGAGTTCATCTCCTATGCCGTGGGCTGTATGTTTGGGCGGTATTCGCTGGACAAGCCAGGGCTGATTCTGGCAAACCAGGGCGAAAAGATAGGAGATTATCTACAACAGGTGCCTGATGCGTCGTTCATGCCGGATGACGATAACATCATCCCCATACTTGAAGATGAATACTTCACAGATGACATCATGTCCAGGTTCAGGGAATTCCTGAAAACCACA is part of the Candidatus Aegiribacteria sp. genome and harbors:
- the pglX gene encoding BREX-1 system adenine-specific DNA-methyltransferase PglX, whose translation is MTNDNSANNPVPNFYRTSAADFKNIPGSPIAYWVSNQFFETFIRADLIGNKIALKAGLSTGDNTIFQRYWFEVPKNNISFNTKTLSETEVNGIKWYPCHSGGEFRKWYGNHSIIVNWQNNGEAIRKFGFEKGRIRSAVRNQDFYFQDGLTWSKISSGKFAARWRPSGFLFDDTGRCGFADSQTIQLTLGLFCSKLTNMYLSLLCPTLSFTSGEIAKIPLKDILDDSLISNINKCIRISISDWDFYETSWDFTTLPFLQPEIHQLALRETYVKLRAHWREMTLEMQQLEEENNRIFIEAYGLQDELTPDVPLSEITLTCNPHYRYNGNKSEEDLEALLLADSIKEFISYAVGCMFGRYSLDKPGLILANQGEKIGDYLQQVPDASFMPDDDNIIPILEDEYFTDDIMSRFREFLKTTFGVESLAENLEFIARALSKSKKGGGSPEKVIRDYFLKSFFKDHVKMYKKRPIYWLFTSGKGRGFNALVYMHRYDRETLAKMRTDYLLELEAKLDARIGMLGDDSGAEKAKLGKQVEELMDYDAVLNNKALEYIDI